The following are from one region of the Gossypium hirsutum isolate 1008001.06 chromosome D03, Gossypium_hirsutum_v2.1, whole genome shotgun sequence genome:
- the LOC107950131 gene encoding bidirectional sugar transporter SWEET4 → MVSHLVTTIRNVVGITGNVISLFLFLSPVPTFIRIWKKGSVEQFSPAPYLATLINCMVWVVYGLPMVHPNSTLVVTINGTGTAIEIVYLTLFLIYCHDKKKRVKVMLIVLVEMIFIAGVTALVLIIAHTTQRRSMVVGIIAILFNIMMYAAPLSVMKLVITTKSVEYMPFFLSLASFANGVAWTAYAFLPFDPFIAVPNGLGTLFSLAQLLLYATYYKSTKRIIAARQEAKMEMHLSEVVVNGDNNDPKKNCTAP, encoded by the exons ATGGTTTCGCACCTTGTCACCACCATCCGAAATGTAGTTGGAATCACAG GGAATGTAATCTCCCTCTTCTTGTTCTTGTCTCCTGT GCCAACTTTTATTAGAATTTGGAAGAAAGGATCAGTGGAACAGTTCTCCCCAGCCCCATACCTTGCAACCTTAATCAATTGCATGGTTTGGGTGGTTTATGGGCTGCCTATGGTGCACCCCAACAGCACCCTGGTTGTAACCATCAATGGCACAGGGACTGCCATTGAGATTGTATACCTAACCCTCTTCCTCATCTATTGCCATgacaagaaaaagagagtgaaagtgATGCTAATAGTGCTAGTTGAGATGATTTTTATTGCGGGTGTCACCGCTCTGGTTCTTATCATAGCTCACACCACTCAACGTCGATCCATGGTGGTCGGAATTATAGCTATTTTGTTCAATATCATGATGTATGCTGCCCCTTTATCCGTCATG aaactGGTGATCACGACGAAAAGTGTGGAGTATATGCCATTTTTCCTGTCACTAGCATCCTTTGCCAATGGTGTTGCTTGGACTGCATATGCTTTCCTCCCTTTTGATCCTTTTATTGCT GTTCCAAATGGACTAGGGACATTGTTTAGTTTAGCACAGCTGTTGTTGTATGCCACATATTACAAGTCCACAAAGAGAATAATAGCAGCAAGACAAGAGGCCAAGATGGAGATGCATCTCTCGGAGGTGGTGGTCAATGGTGATAATAATGATCCCAAAAAGAACTGCACAGCACCTTAG